From Bacteroidota bacterium, a single genomic window includes:
- a CDS encoding DNA primase encodes MITKASLEKILDTARIDDVVGDFVQLRKRGSNLQGLCPFHNEKTPSFSVNVAKGIYKCFGCGKAGDSVNFVMEHEHYNFAEALRYLAGKYHIEIEETEQTDKDKLADKEKESLYTINEFATRYFQDLLNSEEGLAIGLSYFKERGFTNDTIKKFQLGFATERWDAFTSHALEAGYTLPLLERSGLTIIKDERQYDRFRGRVIFPIQNITGRTIAFGARILKNVPNQPKYVNSPETDIYYKSKSLYGIFQAKKMITAMDECLLCEGYTDVISLHQAGIENAVASSGTSLTEDQIKLISRYTKNITVLYDGDAAGIKASLRGIDMILEQGLNVHVLLFPEGDDPDSYSKKVNSNDLRTFIKTETRDFMLFKTELLLEDAGNDPLKKAALIKDIVQSIAKIPDAIIRSMYTKQCATLMQMDEQVLIIELNKIRRQASLKRSRDAEEEAMPELSPTMPEQPMVVDDSAIFQEQELVRLMLNFGDHQITLEDENENPQPYNLLDFIISEINNDEIEFEDKELWQLFHLLEKIAIKGEKFSQEHITSLNTPEPIRIKAIGMLTSPYTLSEGWEQRGIFTVTEDRQLRHAVLSAIYTLKIKKVMQLLAKNGIEIQHAFTNSEPFEDLLVRHHQLEEVKVSLSKYLSMVIIK; translated from the coding sequence ATGATTACCAAAGCCTCGTTAGAAAAAATATTAGACACTGCCCGCATAGATGATGTAGTTGGCGACTTTGTGCAATTGCGAAAACGAGGAAGCAACTTGCAGGGACTTTGTCCTTTTCATAATGAAAAAACACCCAGCTTTTCGGTCAATGTTGCCAAAGGAATATACAAATGCTTTGGTTGCGGCAAAGCCGGTGACTCGGTAAATTTTGTTATGGAGCATGAGCACTACAACTTTGCCGAAGCCTTGCGATACCTTGCCGGTAAATATCATATCGAGATTGAAGAAACAGAACAAACCGATAAAGATAAATTAGCTGATAAAGAAAAGGAGTCGCTTTATACAATAAACGAATTTGCTACCCGCTATTTTCAGGACTTACTAAATTCAGAAGAAGGTCTTGCCATTGGATTGTCGTATTTTAAGGAAAGAGGATTTACAAACGATACCATAAAGAAGTTTCAATTAGGCTTTGCTACAGAGCGTTGGGATGCGTTTACATCGCATGCCCTGGAGGCCGGTTATACTCTGCCTTTGCTAGAACGCTCAGGGCTTACCATCATTAAAGATGAAAGGCAATATGATCGTTTCAGAGGTCGGGTAATTTTTCCGATACAAAATATTACAGGAAGAACGATTGCTTTTGGTGCACGTATATTAAAGAATGTACCCAATCAGCCCAAGTATGTTAACTCTCCCGAAACTGATATTTACTATAAGAGCAAGAGTTTGTATGGAATATTCCAGGCAAAAAAAATGATTACAGCAATGGATGAGTGCTTGTTGTGTGAAGGCTATACCGATGTCATATCGCTCCATCAGGCGGGTATTGAAAATGCGGTAGCAAGTAGCGGCACTTCGCTAACCGAAGATCAGATAAAACTTATAAGCCGCTATACCAAAAACATTACTGTATTGTATGATGGTGATGCAGCGGGAATAAAAGCATCGTTGCGTGGTATTGATATGATTTTGGAACAAGGATTAAATGTGCATGTGCTTTTGTTTCCCGAAGGTGACGACCCGGATAGCTACAGTAAGAAAGTTAATTCGAATGATTTGCGCACGTTTATTAAAACGGAAACGCGCGACTTCATGCTTTTTAAAACCGAGTTGTTGTTGGAAGATGCCGGTAACGATCCATTAAAAAAAGCTGCGCTTATCAAGGACATTGTTCAGAGTATTGCAAAAATACCAGATGCCATTATTCGCTCCATGTACACAAAGCAGTGCGCTACCTTAATGCAGATGGATGAGCAGGTGCTCATCATTGAATTAAATAAAATCAGACGGCAGGCTTCGTTAAAACGAAGCCGTGATGCGGAAGAGGAAGCAATGCCTGAATTATCACCTACCATGCCTGAACAACCTATGGTAGTTGATGACAGTGCCATTTTTCAGGAACAGGAATTAGTAAGGTTGATGCTAAACTTTGGCGACCATCAAATTACGCTTGAAGATGAAAATGAAAATCCGCAACCCTATAACCTGCTTGATTTTATTATAAGCGAAATTAATAATGATGAAATAGAATTTGAGGACAAGGAGCTATGGCAACTATTTCATCTGTTGGAGAAAATTGCAATAAAAGGAGAAAAATTTTCGCAGGAACATATCACTTCCTTAAATACACCTGAACCCATCAGGATCAAGGCTATTGGAATGTTAACATCACCCTATACGTTGAGCGAAGGATGGGAGCAACGTGGAATATTTACGGTAACCGAAGACCGTCAGTTACGCCATGCTGTATTAAGTGCAATATATACCTTGAAAATAAAAAAGGTAATGCAGTTGCTAGCCAAAAATGGAATCGAAATTCAGCATGCGTTTACGAATAGCGAGCCATTCGAAGACTTGCTTGTGCGACACCATCAACTTGAAGAAGTGAAAGTTTCGCTAAGCAAATACCTAAGCATGGTTATAATAAAATAA
- a CDS encoding tyrosine--tRNA ligase: MKNFVEELRWRNMLHDVMPGTEDQLNKEMTCGYIGFDPTSDSLGVGNLVQIMTLLHFQRCGHKPIALVGGATGMVGDPSGKSAERNLLDENTLLHNLTCQQKQLEKFLDFDCGTNAAEIVNNYDWFKNVSFLEFIRDVGKHITINYMLAKDSVKSRLDSGMSFTEFSYQLVQGFDFYHLYHHKNCKLQMGGSDQWGNIVTGTELLRRKSGAAAYALTTPLIKKADGTKFGKTESGNIWLDPAKTSAYKFYQFWLNAADEDVKNYIRIFSIRTREEIEALETNHLENPAARMLQRELAKEITIRVHSEKEYLQAVEASEILFGKAPTESLKALNEEMLLEIMDGVPQFEIDKNLISNGCGVIELLAEHTQVFPSKGEARKMLQGGGVSLNKEKISDATMHIGPPNLLNNKYLLIQKGKKNYYLLICK; the protein is encoded by the coding sequence ATGAAAAATTTTGTTGAGGAATTGCGCTGGCGCAATATGTTGCATGATGTAATGCCAGGTACCGAAGATCAGTTGAATAAAGAGATGACGTGTGGTTATATTGGTTTTGACCCTACTTCTGACTCATTAGGCGTTGGCAATCTGGTACAGATAATGACCTTATTGCACTTTCAGCGTTGCGGCCATAAGCCCATTGCCTTGGTAGGTGGTGCTACCGGCATGGTTGGCGACCCAAGCGGAAAAAGTGCTGAGCGTAATTTATTAGATGAAAATACTTTGTTGCATAACCTTACGTGTCAGCAAAAACAACTCGAAAAATTTCTGGATTTTGATTGCGGCACTAATGCTGCAGAGATTGTAAATAATTATGACTGGTTTAAGAACGTTTCGTTCTTAGAATTTATACGTGATGTTGGCAAACATATTACCATCAATTATATGCTGGCCAAAGACAGCGTAAAATCGCGCCTCGACTCTGGTATGTCATTTACCGAATTCAGCTATCAATTGGTACAGGGATTTGATTTTTATCATTTATACCACCACAAAAATTGCAAACTACAAATGGGAGGCAGCGATCAATGGGGTAATATCGTTACCGGTACAGAATTACTTAGGCGCAAATCAGGTGCTGCCGCTTACGCACTAACCACACCACTAATAAAAAAAGCAGATGGTACCAAATTTGGAAAAACAGAGAGTGGTAATATTTGGCTTGACCCTGCCAAAACTTCGGCATATAAATTCTATCAGTTTTGGTTAAATGCAGCGGACGAGGATGTGAAGAATTACATACGCATATTCAGCATTCGCACACGCGAAGAGATAGAAGCTTTGGAGACTAATCACCTCGAAAACCCTGCTGCACGAATGTTGCAGCGTGAGCTAGCAAAAGAAATAACAATACGTGTACACAGCGAAAAAGAATATTTGCAGGCAGTGGAAGCAAGCGAAATATTATTTGGCAAAGCACCAACCGAATCATTAAAAGCATTGAACGAAGAAATGCTACTTGAAATAATGGACGGTGTGCCTCAATTTGAAATTGATAAAAACCTGATTTCAAACGGTTGCGGAGTTATTGAATTATTGGCAGAGCATACACAGGTATTTCCATCAAAAGGGGAAGCAAGAAAAATGTTGCAAGGTGGTGGCGTGAGCCTGAATAAAGAAAAGATAAGCGATGCTACCATGCATATTGGGCCACCGAATCTTTTGAATAACAAATATCTGCTTATTCAAAAAGGTAAAAAAAACTATTACCTGCTAATTTGTAAATAA
- the cdd gene encoding cytidine deaminase: MQKHEIKTECEVYDHIDQLLPEDKMVLQNAIAATKTAYAPYSHFHVGAAALLENGEIVRGSNQENAAYPSGLCAERVAVFYCGAHYPDCKIKTLAVTAFLEGNTIPAPVSPCGDCRQVMAEYEHRYHTDIRFIMIGSSNKIFVFNNVKALLPFMFNADSLLGEKE; this comes from the coding sequence ATGCAAAAACACGAAATAAAAACAGAGTGTGAAGTTTATGACCACATTGATCAACTTTTGCCTGAAGACAAAATGGTGCTGCAAAATGCGATAGCTGCAACAAAAACAGCGTATGCTCCATACTCACACTTTCATGTTGGTGCAGCTGCGCTGCTCGAAAATGGTGAAATAGTTAGAGGTAGCAATCAGGAAAACGCTGCTTATCCCAGCGGTTTGTGTGCCGAACGTGTAGCCGTTTTTTATTGCGGTGCCCACTATCCGGATTGTAAAATAAAAACGCTTGCTGTTACCGCATTTCTTGAAGGAAATACGATACCGGCACCGGTTAGTCCCTGTGGCGATTGCAGGCAGGTAATGGCAGAGTACGAACATCGTTACCATACCGATATACGTTTTATAATGATTGGCAGCAGCAATAAGATTTTTGTTTTTAATAATGTTAAAGCTTTGTTGCCCTTTATGTTTAATGCCGATAGCCTGCTTGGCGAAAAGGAATAA
- a CDS encoding OmpH family outer membrane protein: MKKLILFCALVVAQLTTVQAQTIKLGHINSNQLLSAMPETKKADSVLTKFGQSLQSQLEMMTNEYQSKAKDLDEKQASMIEAVRDAKIKELNDLETRIREFQQSAQDNASKKKEEIYAPIIKAAEDAIKSVAKEKGYTYIFDSGVGVLLYSNESDDILPMVKEKLKLK; encoded by the coding sequence ATGAAAAAATTAATTCTCTTCTGTGCCTTGGTTGTGGCACAATTAACCACAGTGCAAGCACAGACTATCAAGTTGGGCCACATCAACTCTAACCAGTTATTGTCGGCCATGCCCGAAACTAAAAAAGCAGATTCGGTGTTGACCAAATTTGGACAATCGTTGCAATCGCAGTTGGAAATGATGACCAACGAATATCAAAGTAAAGCTAAAGACCTTGATGAAAAGCAGGCAAGCATGATAGAGGCAGTGCGCGATGCCAAAATCAAAGAACTGAATGATTTGGAAACACGCATTCGCGAGTTTCAGCAAAGTGCTCAGGACAATGCCAGCAAAAAGAAAGAAGAAATATATGCCCCGATAATTAAAGCCGCTGAAGATGCAATAAAGTCGGTAGCAAAAGAAAAGGGCTACACGTATATTTTTGATAGTGGTGTTGGTGTGCTGCTTTATTCTAATGAAAGCGATGATATATTACCAATGGTAAAAGAGAAGTTGAAGTTGAAATAA
- a CDS encoding DUF4271 domain-containing protein, with amino-acid sequence MQQQDTINSDSSIQAAPVVKKSISVDSTKPAPAKVIVAAVDTDTSVTVIAPIATTVKDTLVTTSYEQLITSHHLQSKSFYTRTRKEPTPDWYTITLLLIVFFITIVKVYYAKIFDHLIKAFYNTTAANQVVREENFLAQRAAVVLNIISYLVLALFLYRVAEYYDYKPSWMGKGFIKFSFIAVMVGCAYSVKMFFVKTLGILFGIDRPVSAYIFNLFLVNIILGLLLLPLLICISYVNYNYIHYFLSAAVVAAIGMFIYRTVKAIMIWLGQPDFRLYYLILYLCALEIAPLLIIAKLAAII; translated from the coding sequence ATGCAGCAACAAGACACCATAAATAGCGATAGTAGCATACAGGCAGCACCTGTTGTAAAAAAATCAATATCGGTAGATAGCACCAAACCCGCACCAGCTAAGGTAATTGTGGCTGCGGTTGATACCGATACCAGCGTAACAGTAATTGCCCCCATTGCAACCACAGTAAAAGATACCCTAGTTACCACAAGTTATGAGCAGCTGATAACTTCACACCATTTACAAAGCAAATCGTTTTATACCCGAACACGCAAAGAGCCTACTCCCGATTGGTACACCATAACGTTGCTACTCATCGTATTTTTCATAACCATTGTAAAGGTGTACTATGCTAAAATATTTGATCATTTAATAAAAGCATTTTATAACACAACGGCAGCCAATCAGGTGGTACGCGAAGAAAACTTTTTGGCCCAACGTGCTGCCGTTGTTCTCAATATTATTTCCTACCTGGTATTGGCACTGTTTTTATATCGCGTGGCCGAATACTACGACTACAAGCCATCGTGGATGGGCAAGGGTTTTATCAAGTTCAGCTTTATTGCAGTAATGGTAGGTTGTGCTTATTCAGTAAAAATGTTTTTTGTAAAAACGCTGGGCATCCTATTTGGTATTGACCGCCCGGTATCGGCCTATATCTTTAATCTGTTTTTGGTTAACATTATTCTGGGGCTGTTACTGTTGCCATTGCTAATATGCATCTCATATGTCAACTATAATTATATCCACTACTTTTTGTCTGCAGCGGTAGTGGCCGCTATTGGCATGTTTATTTACCGAACCGTAAAAGCCATAATGATATGGTTGGGGCAGCCCGACTTTCGCTTGTATTATTTAATTTTATATCTTTGCGCCCTCGAAATTGCCCCTTTGCTTATTATAGCGAAATTGGCCGCCATCATTTAG
- a CDS encoding uroporphyrinogen-III synthase yields the protein MYVATNKVKTILVTQPKPEGDKSPYFDLAKKYNLKIDFRPFIHVEGIEAREFRTQKVSINDHTAIVLTSKHAADHFFRMCTEMRIDDIEKFKYFCISEATAYYLQKFIQYRKRRIFFGKQTIYDLMDVIKKHKTEKFLVPCSDVHKQEITEVLADNDIAYTKAVIYRTVCSDLSDLANVNYDMIVFFSPSGVTSLFKNFPKFKQKDTRIAAFGTTTSQSVVDAGLKLDVKAPVPEAPSMTMAIEQYIKKANK from the coding sequence ATATACGTGGCCACTAATAAAGTTAAAACTATTCTTGTAACACAGCCCAAACCTGAAGGAGACAAGAGCCCTTATTTTGATCTTGCTAAAAAGTACAACCTGAAGATTGACTTTCGTCCTTTTATACATGTGGAAGGCATTGAAGCGCGTGAGTTTCGTACCCAAAAAGTGAGTATAAATGACCATACAGCTATCGTGCTTACGAGTAAGCATGCAGCCGATCATTTTTTCCGCATGTGCACTGAAATGAGAATTGATGATATTGAGAAGTTTAAATACTTCTGCATATCAGAAGCAACCGCTTATTACCTTCAAAAATTCATTCAATACCGTAAACGCAGGATATTTTTTGGAAAACAAACCATCTATGACCTGATGGATGTAATAAAGAAGCACAAAACCGAAAAGTTTCTAGTGCCCTGCAGCGATGTTCATAAGCAAGAAATAACCGAAGTGCTGGCTGATAATGATATTGCATATACCAAAGCGGTTATCTACCGCACCGTGTGCAGTGACCTGAGCGATTTGGCGAATGTGAATTATGATATGATCGTATTTTTCAGTCCATCGGGAGTTACATCCTTGTTTAAAAATTTTCCAAAATTTAAACAAAAGGATACTCGCATAGCAGCCTTTGGTACCACAACTTCGCAATCGGTTGTAGATGCTGGATTAAAATTGGATGTGAAAGCCCCAGTGCCCGAAGCACCAAGTATGACTATGGCTATTGAGCAGTATATTAAGAAAGCCAATAAGTAA
- a CDS encoding T9SS type A sorting domain-containing protein, with product MKDSSVIIAQFYNSNKNNPVGIFNEVSDLINQMVGSNNPDEYFTQAQLLNESVVSNFIFEENTKQVNSILNNHRGRINFENLDLSEKAILENIAWQCAFKGGKAVFQARAIVWSYNASTIFNDDVLCNDGQYFRQISNEEFIEELALSLSPNPSSESITIFYNSPNLVNPQFEFFDCFGKKVMSGSLELNTFRKQVDISYLNNGVYTIIIYEGNRHIKSLKLTKIK from the coding sequence TTGAAAGATAGCAGCGTTATTATTGCCCAGTTTTATAATAGTAATAAAAATAATCCTGTAGGAATTTTTAATGAAGTAAGTGATTTGATAAATCAAATGGTAGGCTCTAATAATCCGGATGAATATTTTACTCAAGCTCAATTATTAAACGAATCAGTTGTATCAAATTTTATTTTTGAAGAAAATACCAAGCAAGTAAATTCAATATTAAATAATCATAGAGGCCGAATAAATTTTGAAAATTTAGACTTATCGGAAAAAGCAATTTTAGAAAATATTGCATGGCAATGTGCATTCAAAGGCGGAAAGGCGGTATTTCAGGCACGGGCTATTGTTTGGAGTTACAATGCAAGCACCATATTTAATGATGATGTATTATGCAATGATGGCCAGTATTTCAGGCAAATAAGTAATGAAGAATTTATTGAAGAATTAGCTTTAAGTCTGTCGCCCAATCCTTCATCCGAATCCATAACTATTTTTTATAATTCGCCCAATCTTGTTAATCCGCAATTTGAATTTTTTGATTGTTTTGGCAAGAAGGTAATGTCAGGCAGTTTGGAATTAAATACATTTAGAAAACAGGTTGATATCAGCTATTTAAATAACGGAGTTTATACAATAATAATTTATGAGGGTAATCGACATATTAAATCATTAAAATTAACCAAGATTAAATAA
- a CDS encoding OmpH family outer membrane protein — MKKKFITLMIVAAAGLSFTANAQKFAYIDTEYILENIPEYKAAQQQLDQISANWQKEIEAKYAVIDKLYKDFQAEQILLTDEMRKKRESEIVEKDKEVKEIQKQKFGYQGELFKKKQELVKPIQDKIYNAVKKLSTDQSIAVMFDKSSDLTILYSNPKYDKSDEVLAALGFKSGGKSASGGEKSPGTGGGADAPRK, encoded by the coding sequence ATGAAAAAAAAGTTCATCACATTAATGATAGTAGCCGCAGCGGGATTATCATTTACTGCAAATGCACAAAAATTTGCTTACATCGATACCGAGTATATACTCGAAAACATTCCGGAGTATAAGGCCGCGCAACAGCAGCTTGACCAAATTTCGGCCAACTGGCAAAAGGAAATTGAGGCTAAATATGCAGTTATAGATAAATTATATAAAGACTTTCAGGCCGAGCAGATTTTGCTTACCGATGAAATGCGTAAAAAGCGCGAATCAGAAATTGTTGAAAAGGATAAAGAGGTAAAAGAAATACAAAAGCAAAAATTTGGATATCAAGGCGAGCTGTTTAAGAAGAAGCAAGAATTGGTAAAGCCAATTCAGGATAAAATTTATAATGCAGTAAAGAAACTAAGTACCGACCAAAGTATTGCCGTTATGTTCGATAAGTCGAGCGACCTAACTATATTATATTCAAATCCTAAATATGATAAAAGTGATGAGGTGCTCGCAGCATTAGGATTTAAGTCGGGAGGAAAAAGTGCCTCGGGAGGAGAAAAAAGTCCTGGTACAGGCGGTGGTGCCGATGCCCCCCGCAAGTAA
- a CDS encoding NAD(P)-binding domain-containing protein, which translates to MNIAIIGSGTMGSGIAQLAAQAGCNVLVMDSNQSALTRAVQNLDSTLTRLQEKNKISAEEKMLIQERISWSSSIDSIADSQLVIEAIIEDLNIKKELFISLGNVVSQDCVLASNTSSLSITQLGASVVNPSRFMGIHFFNPAPLMPLVECIPSIETDLDLFNKTCDEITRWKKVVVKAKDTPGFIVNRLARLYYGESIRQYEEGIANFETIDAAMKSVGFKMGPFELMDMIGNDVNYAVTELVWQQLFFDTRFTPSQTQKQLSMAGYFGRKTKRGYYDYRQGEPTVNINENKDVQHAISMRTLVMLVNQATEALQLQLATSRDIEIAMTKGVNYPKGLLQWGNDLGLDYCVAMLDNLYNTYHEDRYRCCTLIRHLAASGQQFIIS; encoded by the coding sequence ATGAATATAGCAATAATTGGAAGCGGAACAATGGGGAGCGGGATAGCTCAGCTAGCAGCGCAGGCAGGTTGTAACGTGCTCGTAATGGATAGCAACCAAAGCGCCTTAACAAGGGCTGTGCAAAACCTGGATTCAACATTAACCAGGCTCCAGGAAAAAAATAAAATATCTGCTGAAGAGAAAATGTTGATACAAGAGAGAATTTCCTGGTCATCATCTATAGATTCGATAGCTGATAGTCAACTTGTGATAGAAGCCATTATAGAGGATCTTAATATTAAAAAGGAGTTATTCATTAGCCTCGGCAATGTCGTAAGTCAGGATTGTGTGCTCGCCAGCAATACAAGTTCCTTATCTATTACCCAATTAGGGGCTTCGGTAGTTAATCCTTCACGGTTTATGGGAATTCACTTTTTTAACCCTGCCCCGCTGATGCCGTTGGTAGAATGCATACCTTCTATCGAAACAGATTTAGATTTATTTAATAAAACGTGTGATGAAATAACACGATGGAAAAAGGTAGTGGTAAAGGCTAAAGATACACCCGGCTTTATTGTTAACCGCCTTGCACGATTGTATTATGGAGAGTCTATCAGGCAATATGAAGAAGGCATTGCCAATTTTGAAACCATTGATGCAGCAATGAAATCCGTGGGTTTCAAGATGGGGCCTTTTGAGCTAATGGATATGATTGGTAATGACGTGAATTATGCGGTTACTGAATTAGTGTGGCAACAACTATTTTTCGATACCCGTTTTACGCCTTCGCAAACGCAAAAACAACTTAGCATGGCGGGATATTTTGGCCGTAAAACAAAACGTGGATATTATGATTATCGGCAAGGCGAACCAACTGTAAACATCAATGAGAATAAAGACGTACAACATGCTATAAGTATGCGCACCCTTGTGATGCTGGTAAATCAGGCAACCGAAGCGTTGCAATTGCAACTTGCTACCTCGCGGGATATTGAAATTGCCATGACCAAAGGTGTTAACTACCCAAAAGGGCTTTTACAGTGGGGCAACGACCTCGGACTGGATTATTGTGTTGCGATGCTTGATAATTTATATAACACCTATCACGAAGACCGTTATCGCTGTTGCACACTTATACGCCACCTGGCGGCATCAGGTCAACAGTTTATTATTTCATAA
- a CDS encoding TonB-dependent receptor → MAPFTVIFAQQVIITGNVLDQTTKEKLAGVSVVLNDTSGVSTNASGIFKLITPEGKQKLEFRLLGYESYTQVVDANKNAPVFLDIRLKPSGTDIGTVVVSASKFEQRLSDVVVSMNVLKPRLLENNNHVNMDKALEQIPGVTMVDGQANIRGGSGFSYGAGSRVLLLVDDLPMLTADASDVKWSFLPVENLEQIEVIKGASSALFGSSALNGIINIRTAYPKDVPQTKINFFSGLYDKPQLMESRWWGNEDLQATNGFNFLHSQKFGQFDFVWGGLVYNSDGYRIGDNEQRFRTNTNLRYRFKKIAGLSIGINANYQRAQGTNFFIWADDTTGALTPYTGTSSEYNTQRILVDPFATYVSNTFGTHKLRFRNFNTRNYNNTNQQAFSNINFFEYQYQQRFADMLTVTAGVNAQASFVKGELYGAHTGSSNAFYLQTDLKYKKLNVSLGGRLENNRTDTIQIEYKPVLRTGINYAIVNGTNVRASFGQGYRFPSVAERYVNTNVGALQVISNDSLTTEFGYSYEVGVQQGYKLGKLVGYVDVAYFVMRYRDMMEFTFKGFAPVFPPKLQFRSENIGNTKLSGIDITWFADGMLGKIPLSILAGYTYVDPRYTDKEIDTLGTAEINVLKYRNRNIAKFDLETGYKRIRIGGTMKYYSRVQNIDIAFEAFIAGVKQYNDKHTQDDIIFDARIIYNVNEKVKVGGVVKNLTNAFYVDRPANPQAPRSFNLQASLKF, encoded by the coding sequence TTGGCTCCGTTTACAGTGATATTTGCACAACAGGTAATTATTACTGGAAATGTTCTTGACCAAACCACCAAAGAAAAGCTTGCAGGAGTAAGCGTTGTGCTTAATGATACTTCCGGGGTAAGTACAAACGCAAGTGGAATTTTTAAATTAATAACTCCCGAAGGAAAGCAGAAGCTGGAATTCAGATTATTAGGTTATGAATCCTATACTCAAGTTGTTGATGCAAATAAAAACGCTCCGGTGTTTTTAGATATTAGGCTTAAACCCTCGGGTACAGACATTGGTACGGTGGTAGTTAGCGCCAGTAAATTTGAACAACGGCTTAGCGATGTAGTGGTTTCAATGAATGTGCTTAAGCCTCGTTTATTAGAAAACAACAATCATGTAAACATGGACAAAGCGCTTGAACAAATTCCGGGGGTAACCATGGTTGATGGACAAGCAAATATACGCGGTGGCAGCGGCTTTAGTTATGGTGCTGGCAGTCGTGTGTTATTGCTCGTTGATGACCTTCCCATGTTAACAGCTGACGCAAGCGATGTAAAATGGAGTTTTCTTCCGGTAGAAAATTTGGAACAAATAGAAGTAATTAAAGGTGCAAGTAGTGCATTGTTTGGAAGCAGTGCATTGAATGGAATTATTAATATACGCACCGCTTATCCCAAAGATGTGCCTCAAACTAAAATTAATTTCTTTTCAGGCTTGTATGATAAGCCCCAACTCATGGAGTCGCGTTGGTGGGGCAACGAAGACTTGCAGGCAACCAATGGTTTTAATTTTTTGCATAGTCAAAAATTTGGGCAATTTGATTTCGTATGGGGTGGCCTTGTTTACAATTCTGATGGATACAGAATTGGCGATAATGAACAACGGTTCAGAACAAATACCAATTTACGATATCGGTTTAAAAAAATTGCTGGTTTAAGCATCGGCATTAATGCCAATTACCAACGAGCTCAAGGAACTAACTTTTTCATTTGGGCAGACGACACCACCGGTGCATTAACACCTTACACGGGAACATCAAGCGAATATAATACGCAACGCATATTAGTCGACCCATTTGCTACTTACGTAAGCAACACGTTTGGCACACACAAATTGCGCTTTCGCAATTTTAATACACGCAACTATAACAACACCAATCAACAAGCATTTTCTAACATTAATTTTTTTGAATACCAATACCAACAGCGGTTTGCCGATATGCTTACCGTAACCGCAGGAGTAAATGCTCAAGCATCGTTTGTCAAAGGTGAATTGTATGGCGCACATACAGGCAGCAGCAATGCCTTTTACCTCCAAACCGATTTAAAATATAAAAAACTGAATGTATCGCTAGGAGGCCGCCTCGAAAATAACCGAACTGACACTATACAAATAGAATACAAGCCGGTATTGCGCACAGGCATTAATTACGCCATTGTTAACGGTACCAATGTACGTGCTTCGTTTGGCCAAGGCTATCGATTTCCTTCGGTGGCCGAAAGGTACGTAAATACTAATGTTGGTGCGCTGCAAGTGATTTCTAATGACAGCCTTACTACCGAATTCGGATATAGTTATGAAGTTGGAGTACAGCAAGGGTATAAACTGGGCAAGTTAGTGGGGTATGTAGATGTTGCTTATTTTGTAATGCGTTATCGCGATATGATGGAATTTACTTTTAAAGGATTTGCACCGGTGTTTCCTCCGAAGTTGCAATTCAGAAGCGAAAACATTGGCAATACCAAGTTGAGTGGTATTGATATAACCTGGTTTGCCGATGGCATGCTAGGCAAAATTCCACTAAGCATTCTGGCCGGTTACACCTATGTAGATCCACGTTATACAGATAAGGAAATAGACACGCTCGGTACTGCCGAAATAAATGTGCTTAAATACCGAAACCGAAATATTGCCAAGTTTGATTTAGAAACAGGATATAAACGAATTCGCATTGGAGGTACTATGAAGTATTACTCGCGAGTACAAAACATTGACATTGCTTTTGAAGCATTTATTGCCGGAGTAAAACAGTATAATGACAAACACACACAAGACGATATAATTTTTGATGCACGTATTATTTACAATGTAAATGAAAAAGTGAAAGTTGGTGGTGTTGTAAAAAATCTGACCAATGCCTTTTATGTTGACCGTCCTGCAAACCCACAAGCACCGCGAAGTTTCAACTTGCAGGCAAGTCTGAAGTTTTAA